The genomic region AACGGACAGCGCAAACGCTGCGCGGTGGAGCTTGCACTTCATGCGGGAGATCTCCTCGGTTCGAATCGGCGCGTCGTGAGGCGCGCCTTGCGAGCGGCATCATAACCGCGCCGCGTGCTATTTCGCCAGACCGAGATCCGACAGCACCGAGCGGAACACGGCGTACTGCGCGTCGAAGTATGCAGCGAGCTCCCGACTCTTCATGAAGTGCGCGACGCCGCCGGTGCGCTCGATCTCGCGCTGCCATTCCGGGGTGGCGACCACCTGCTCGAACACGCGTTCCCAGTAAGCCGTCTGCTGCGGCGTCCAGCCGCGCGCGCCGATCACCGGCCGCCAGTTCGCGACCACGGCGTCGACACCCTGTTCGCGCCACGTCGGCACGACCGCGAGCGCACCGCCGAGGCGTTGCGGTGCGGAAACGGCGATCGCGCGCAGCTTGCCGCTCTGCACGTGCGGGATGAGGTTGGCGGACGGCGTCACCACGAGCGCGACGTGCCCGCCGAGCAGCGCGGTCATCGATTCGCCGCCGGAGGAGAAGATCACGACCTTGAGCTTTTTCACATCGGCGCCGGCGGCCTTGGCGACGATGCCGGCCGCGATATGGTTGGTGTTGCCTGCGCTGGTCGCGATCCCGATGGGAAGCTCTGCCGCGCGCGTGCGCAGCGCCTCGATCAGGGCCTTGCCATCGCGGATCGGCGAATCGGCAGGGACCGCGAAACCGAGATATTCGTCGTACAGCATCGCCACCGGCGTGAAATCGCGATGGCCAAGCACAGTTTTCCCGGTGATGTGATTGGTGAGGAGCGAAGTCGCGGTGATCTCGTAATAGTGCGCGTCGCCCGGATGTGAATTGAGATACGCCTGCACGATCGTGCTGCCGCCGCCGGGCTTGTTGACGACGTTGACCGGCGTCGGCACGACACGCCGGTCCTGCATGATCTTCTGGATCGTCCGCGCGGTGCGGTCGATGCCGCCGCCGGGCGAGACGCCGACCAGCATCTCGACCGGCTTCGTCGGCGCCCACTGTGCGTGAGCGGCGAATGCCGCGGTGCAGAGCAGCAGCGCGGCGGCAAAACCTTTGGTCAAAGACATTCGAGCAGCCCCAGGTTGAATGGGGATAGAATTTACACTCACCTCGACCTTCCGGAAGTCACTCCTATGGCATCCAAGCGCATGACCATCATGGGGACGCGTCACGTCGTCTCCGCGGGCCACTATCTCGCCGCGCACGCGGGTTTCAAGATCCTCGAAGCGGGCGGCAACGCGATCGACGCCGGCGTCGCCGCCGGCATCGCCATCGACGTGCTGCAGACCGACAAGGTCAACTTCGGCGGCGTCGCGCCGCAGATCATCTACACCGCCAAAGACCGCAAGGTGAGCTGTATCGACGGTCTGGGCGTCTGGCCCAAGGCGATCACGCCCGATTATTTCGCGAAGCGCCACGGCGGCAAGATCCCGCCCGGCGTGGAGCGCGCGGTGGTTCCCGCCGCGCCTGACGCGTGGCTCACGTCGCTGGCCAACTTCGGCACGATGAGCTTCTCCGACGTCGCGGCTGCGGCCATCCGCTTCGCGCGCGACGGCTTCCCGATGCACGGGCTCATGTCGGAGTTCATCACCGACAACCTGTCCTCGTACCAGCGCTGGCCGTCGAGCCGCAAGGTGTTCCTGCCGAAAGGCCGTCCGCCGCTGGAAGGCGAGATCTTCGTGCAGAGCGATCTCGCGAAGACGCTCCAGTACATGGCCGACGTGGAGCGGAAAGTCGCGCGCAAGAAAGGCCGCAAGGCGGGCATCAAGGCCGCGCGCGACGCGTTCTACAAAGGCGACATCGCGCGCGAGGTGACGCGCTGGATCGAGAAAGAAGGCGGTCCGATGCGCTACGAGGACTTCGCCGGGTTCAAGGTCAACTTCGAGCCGACGGTGCGCACCAAATTCCAGGGCATCGAGCTGCACGCCTGCGGCCCGTGGTCGCAGGGCCCGGTGATGCCGATGGCCCTCAACATCCTCAAGAGCTTCGACCTGAAGGCGATGGGCCACAACTCGGCCGAGTACATCCACGTCGTCAACGAAGCGCTCAAGCTCGCGTTCTCCGACCGCCACAACTGGTTCGGCGATCCGAAGTTCGTGAAGGTGCCGATCAACGGCCTGATGAGCGACAAGTACGCGCAATGGCGCCGCGGCCTCATCAGCGTGGAAAAAGCGTTCGCCGAGATGCCTCCGGCCGGCGATCCGAAGACGCTGAAAGAGATCGCCAATCGCTGGATGCCCGAGCCGCAGTCCGAGGAGGCGCCCGGACCGGGCGACACCTCGTACCTCTGCGTCATCGACAAGGACGGCAATGCGTTCTCGTGCACGCCGAGCGACGGCTCGAACAACGCGCCGATCGTTCCGGGCGTGGGCATCGTGTGCTCGGGCCGCGGCACGCAGTCGTGGGGCGATCCCACGCATCCTTCGTCGGTCGCGCCGGGCAAGCGTCCGCGTCTCACGCCCAGTCCCGCGCTCGGGCTCAAGAACGGCAAGGCGTTCATGCCGTTCGGCACGCCGGGCGGCGACGTGCAGCCGCAGGCGATGCTGCAGGTGTTCCTGAACGTCAACGTCTTCGGCATGGACGCGCAGGCCGCGATCGACGCGCCGCGCTTCGCGAACTACACCTACCCGGGTTCGTTCGAGCCGCATCCGTACTATCCGGGGCGCCTGTACATCGAATCGCGCGTCGACAAAGCCACGCGCGACCAGCTTTCCGATCTCGGGCACAAGGTGTACGAATGGCCCGAGCAGACGTGGCTCGCCGGCGCGGTGTGCACCATCGTGGCCGATCACAAGAACGGCGTGCTGCACGGCGGTGCGGACACGCGGCGTCCGGCGTACGTGCTGGGCTGGTAGCTAGATTCCGTGCGCCACGGGATCGCGTCGGCGATCCTGTCGGAGCCGCCTCGCGATGACCGGTGCCGGTCATTGCGAGGAGCGCCAGCGACGAAGCAATCCCGAGGCGCTCGATAAAACAATCTCCCGAGGAGACAATGCGAAGAACAACGATCGCTGTCGCGCTATTCACGCTCGCAACCGCGAGCCATGCGCAGACCTATCCCACCAAACCCATCCGCTGGATCGTCGGCTATACCCCCGGCGGCACCGCGGACATGCTCGCGCGCGCCGTGGGGCAGAAGCTGACCGAAGCCTGGGGACAGCAGGTGGTCGTCGAGAACCGTCCCGGCGCGGGCACGAACATCGGCACGGAAGTTGCGGCGAAAGCCGCGCCCGACGGTTACACGCTCTTCATGCCGACCGTCGCGAACGCCATCAATCCCACCTTGTATCCCAAGCTCAACTTCGACATCCTGCGCGACTTCGTGCACATCACGAACTTCGCCAAGGTGCCGGGCATCGTCGTCGTGCATCCGTCGGTGCCGGCGAAGAACGTGAAGGAGCTGATCGCGCTCGCGCGGGCGAACCCGAACGCGCTGCGCCACGGCTCGACCGGCATCGGCAGCCCGCACCATCTCGCCGGCGAGATCTTCAAGTCGATGTCGGGCGTGAAGATGGTGCACGTGCCCTATCGCGGCGCGTCGCCGGCGCTCGTCGACATCGTCGCGGGCCACATCGAGGTCTATTTCGGCGCCATGGTGTCGACGCTGCCGCACGTGAAGAGCGGGCGCGTGCGCGCGCTCGGCGTGACGACGTTGAAGCGCGTCGCGGCGGTGCCCGACATCCCGACGATCAGCGAGCAGGGCCTCAAAGGCTTCGAGACCGGCTCATGGTTCGGCGTCTCGGTGCCGACCGGCACGTCGAAAGAGATCGTGAACCGGCTGCACAAGGAATCGGTGCGCATCCTCGCGCTGCCCGAAGTGCGCGACCGCATGATCGCCGAAGGCGCCGAGTTCGTCGGCGACACGCCCGAGCAGTTCACGGCGTTCCTCAAGGGCGAGATCGAGAAGTGGGGCAAGGCGGTGAAAGCGTCGGGCGCGAGATCCGAAGGCTAGTGATGAAGTGATGAGGTGATGAAGTGATGAGATCGTCATTCCCCCGCAGAGCTTGTCCCCGAGGTATTCGTCGGGGGCGGGAATCCATTTTGACTTTGGTGTGCGCCGCGCTTCTCTTCGGAAGCGCAGCGGGCTACGCTCAAACCTATCCCGACCGCCCGGTGCGCATGGTCGTCGGCTTTCCGCCCGGCGGCGCGGCGGACATCCTCGGGCGCATCGCCGCGCACGAGCTTTCTGCACGCATCGGCCAGCAGGTCGTCGTCGACAACCGCGGCGGCGCGGGCGGCCTCATCGCCACCGAGATCACCGCGCGCGCGACGCCCGACGGCTACACGCTGCTCTTCACGTCGATACCGCACGTCATCAATCCGCACCTCTACCGTAAGGTGACCTACGACGCGCTGAAAGACTTCATCCCGGTGATCCAGTTCGTGGCGGTGCCCCTCATGATGGCGGCCACCCCGTCTCTGCCGGCGAAGAGCGTGAAGGAGGTGATCGCGCTCGCCAAGGCGAAGCCGGGACAGCTCAACTACGGCTCGGGCGGCAGCGGCTCGTCGAGCCATCTCGCGTTCGAGCTGTTCAAGTCGATGGCGGGCATCGACATCTCGCACGTGCCGTACAAGGGCACCGGCCCGCTCATCACCGACATGCTCGGCGGCCAGATCGCGCTGACGATCGCGAGCGCGGTGCCGCTGTCCGCACAGGTGCGCTCGGGCAAGCTGCGCCCGCTCGGCGTGACCGGACCGAAGCGCTCTCCCGCGTTTCCCGACGTGCCCGCGATCGCCGAAACGGTGCCCGGCTACGAAGTCGTGAACTGGTTCGGCATCGTCGCGCCGGCCGGGACGCCGAAAGCGATCGTTCAGCGCGTCAACGCCGAGCTCAACAAGGCGCTGCAGTCGCCCGACCTGGTGAAGACGCTCGGCGCGCAGACCGCGGAAGCGGTCGGCGGCACGCCCGAAGCCTTCGACAAGGTGATACGCGCCGATTACGCGAAGTGGGCGAAAGTCGTCAAGGCGTCCGGCGCCAAGGTGGACTGACGTCCACCTTGGCACGTGTGCCGGTGAGCGCCAAGGAGGGAAACCAAGGTTTCCCTCCTTCGACCTCCTTTCCTTTTTCAAGCAATTCCCTCGTTATTCCGCTCGATGATATTGCCCGATCCGCGCCGTTACGGCGCCGGCGATCCTGACGATCCGCTGCTGAAATCCGCCGCGGCGGGCGACCACCGCGCGCTCGTCGACGCGCTGCGCGAGCTCGCGGCGAACCGCAAGGACGCGACGATTCATGCCGCGCTCGGGGCCGCGCCGTCCCAGCCGGTCTACGCAGCGCTGTGGAGCGCCCTGGCCGCAGCGGTCGAGCAGCCCGCGCCGGGCGAAGCGGTGGCGGCGCAGCTCTTCGCGATGCCGTGGGTGATCGTCGCCGCCGGCAGCGCCCCGGCGAAAGTGGACTGCGTCCTGCCCGACGTCGGTGCGCTCGCCAAAGTCTTCGAAGAGCACCGCGTGTTCGGCGCGAGCCGCACGCTCGGTCTTTCCAATGCGCTGTGCGCGGTGGAAGCGCTGGAGACGCTCGCGCCCGGCGCGCTCCTCGCGGCGCGCGAAGGCGCGACGCTGCGCGACGCGCCGCCGGCGCCCTTTACCGTGCTGCGCGGCATCGAGGAAGTGCACCTGCGTTTCCTGCTCGGCGCGGCGGTCGCGCCGTCCCACGCGCCCGGCGTGGCCGAGACCGGCTCGAACGTCGCGGCCTGGGGCACGCCCGCGCTGAAGGCGATGGCCGCCCAGCTCGCGACGCCCGGGGTCCAGCTCCTGCCGATGCCGCGTCCGCCTGCCGGCCTCTACACCGCGGCCTTCATGGGCCGCCGGGCCGCGCTCGAAGCCGCTTTCAACCTGTTCATGAGCAATTCGGTGCGCCGCATCCGCATGGCGGTAGGCGACCCGAACGTGACGATCTCGGCGCACGAGAGCGGCGAGATCCGGATCGTGCTCTGGACGCCGCTGGACGACGCGATGGTCGAAGGCTTCGGCTGGACGCTGCATCCGGCCGACGACCTTGTCGAGGTGGAAAATGCGATCCGCGGGATGATCGCCGACTGCCGCCTGCCGGAGCCGGCGGTCCATCCGGCGGTGCTGCCCGACCGCACCTCGACCGGCGCGGTTCTCTTCAGGACGGGCGGCTAAAACGACACCGCCCGCGCGAATCCTGCGCGGGCGGACGGTTCGAGGAGGTGCGGATCAGCCCCGTGCGGCGCGCGGCGCGCGGCGAGTCGGGGTGGGCGCCGGCTCGGGAGCCGGTGCGGGGGCCATGATCGGCGCGGGCGCCGGGGCGGCGATCGGCGCAGGGGCCGGGGCCGGCGTCACGGCCGCGACAGGAACGGGCTTCGGCTTCGCCGGCACGTTGTAGGTGGCGCTCCACGGATGTCCGGTGTGCAGCGTGTAGACGATGCCCCCGGCGCCCGCGCCCGAGGTGGCGCCGGACGGCGCGGGTGCCGCGGTCGACGCTGCGCTGCTGCTGGCGCTCGGCGAGGGGCTCACGCTCGTATCCTGGGCCGGGGTCTGGCTCGCACAGCCGGAAGTGAGGGCTACCACAGCCGCCGCAGCGGCCAACCACCAACTTTTCATCACACACCTCTCCTCAAAGGGTAATCGAACGGCCGCGGCGCGGTCGGCGCGTGCCACACGGCTTTAGCAATTGATACGCCTGCGCTTCCGGTTGACCTATGTCAAAAACGTAAAGCCGCCGGACCGTAGTATCGCCTCGTGCAAAAGTCCACCTGCTTTCACTGCGCGCTGCCCCTCGACGGAGCGGCTTTCCCGGTCACCGTCGGCGGCGAGACGCGCACGACGTGCTGCGCCGGCTGCCAGGCGGTCGCGCAGACCATCGTCGACAACGGGCTGGCGGACTACTACCGGAACCGCACCGCCGCGCCGCCGCGGACCGAGAATCCGCGCCGGACGCTGGCAACACTCGAACTATACGACGTTCCGGACGTGCAGCGGAGCTTTGTACGCGTCGCCCATGACGATGTCAAGGAAGCGTCGCTCCTCCTCGACGGCCTCACCTGCGCCGCCTGCGCATGGCTGATCGAGCGGCGCCTGGCGAAGGTCCATGGCGTGGTCAGCGTCGCGATCAACTACGCCGCGCGCCGGGCGCGCGTCGCTTACGACGGCCGGACCACGCTCTCCGCCATCCTGCGGGCGATCGCCGGGCTCGGCTACGGCGTGCAGCCGTACGACGCCGCCCGCTCCGAGGAAGCGCTGCACCGCGAGCGCCGCACCATGCTGCGCCGGCT from Burkholderiales bacterium harbors:
- a CDS encoding tripartite tricarboxylate transporter substrate binding protein, with protein sequence MCAALLFGSAAGYAQTYPDRPVRMVVGFPPGGAADILGRIAAHELSARIGQQVVVDNRGGAGGLIATEITARATPDGYTLLFTSIPHVINPHLYRKVTYDALKDFIPVIQFVAVPLMMAATPSLPAKSVKEVIALAKAKPGQLNYGSGGSGSSSHLAFELFKSMAGIDISHVPYKGTGPLITDMLGGQIALTIASAVPLSAQVRSGKLRPLGVTGPKRSPAFPDVPAIAETVPGYEVVNWFGIVAPAGTPKAIVQRVNAELNKALQSPDLVKTLGAQTAEAVGGTPEAFDKVIRADYAKWAKVVKASGAKVD
- a CDS encoding gamma-glutamyltransferase family protein, whose amino-acid sequence is MASKRMTIMGTRHVVSAGHYLAAHAGFKILEAGGNAIDAGVAAGIAIDVLQTDKVNFGGVAPQIIYTAKDRKVSCIDGLGVWPKAITPDYFAKRHGGKIPPGVERAVVPAAPDAWLTSLANFGTMSFSDVAAAAIRFARDGFPMHGLMSEFITDNLSSYQRWPSSRKVFLPKGRPPLEGEIFVQSDLAKTLQYMADVERKVARKKGRKAGIKAARDAFYKGDIAREVTRWIEKEGGPMRYEDFAGFKVNFEPTVRTKFQGIELHACGPWSQGPVMPMALNILKSFDLKAMGHNSAEYIHVVNEALKLAFSDRHNWFGDPKFVKVPINGLMSDKYAQWRRGLISVEKAFAEMPPAGDPKTLKEIANRWMPEPQSEEAPGPGDTSYLCVIDKDGNAFSCTPSDGSNNAPIVPGVGIVCSGRGTQSWGDPTHPSSVAPGKRPRLTPSPALGLKNGKAFMPFGTPGGDVQPQAMLQVFLNVNVFGMDAQAAIDAPRFANYTYPGSFEPHPYYPGRLYIESRVDKATRDQLSDLGHKVYEWPEQTWLAGAVCTIVADHKNGVLHGGADTRRPAYVLGW
- a CDS encoding tripartite tricarboxylate transporter substrate binding protein — protein: MRRTTIAVALFTLATASHAQTYPTKPIRWIVGYTPGGTADMLARAVGQKLTEAWGQQVVVENRPGAGTNIGTEVAAKAAPDGYTLFMPTVANAINPTLYPKLNFDILRDFVHITNFAKVPGIVVVHPSVPAKNVKELIALARANPNALRHGSTGIGSPHHLAGEIFKSMSGVKMVHVPYRGASPALVDIVAGHIEVYFGAMVSTLPHVKSGRVRALGVTTLKRVAAVPDIPTISEQGLKGFETGSWFGVSVPTGTSKEIVNRLHKESVRILALPEVRDRMIAEGAEFVGDTPEQFTAFLKGEIEKWGKAVKASGARSEG
- a CDS encoding tripartite tricarboxylate transporter substrate binding protein: MSLTKGFAAALLLCTAAFAAHAQWAPTKPVEMLVGVSPGGGIDRTARTIQKIMQDRRVVPTPVNVVNKPGGGSTIVQAYLNSHPGDAHYYEITATSLLTNHITGKTVLGHRDFTPVAMLYDEYLGFAVPADSPIRDGKALIEALRTRAAELPIGIATSAGNTNHIAAGIVAKAAGADVKKLKVVIFSSGGESMTALLGGHVALVVTPSANLIPHVQSGKLRAIAVSAPQRLGGALAVVPTWREQGVDAVVANWRPVIGARGWTPQQTAYWERVFEQVVATPEWQREIERTGGVAHFMKSRELAAYFDAQYAVFRSVLSDLGLAK